ACCGGCTACCTGGTGCTGAACGGCGTGGTGCTGAACACCGCGGCGCGAAAGCTGCAGCTGCGCGGGCCGGTGTGGGCCTACCGGTTCTGGCGGGCAGGGCACCACCACGACATGCGGGCCTGCCAGCTCAGCTTCGCCGCCGGCCGCATGGCCCGCTTCCTGGACCTGAAGGCCGCCGGCGTGCCGATCCGCAGGTGGCTCACCTCCGAGCAGGGCGTGGCCCTGGTGCTGGACGAGCACGTCAACCGGCCGGGCCATGTGCCGGGCACGCTCACCGCCGCGCTGGCCAAGATCGGCGCCCACGACCCGGCGGGCTGGCAAACCGCCGACGAAGCCAGGCTCATCGCCGCCTATGTCCTCGCCCGCAAGGCCACTAACATGACCGATCCCATCAAGCGGGCTGAGCGGATCGCCGACGCGGTCAACCAGAACACCCTGTCGGCCGATCGCGGCTCGTTCGTGATCTGAGACTGGGTGGCGGCTGTCACGACTCGGGTCTAACCTTCTGCGTCGGGTGGCTGACTCAGAGACGATGGAGTGTCGACATGGCCTACAAGTTCGAGATCTCGAAGGACAAGGCGGGCGAGTTCCGCGTGAAGTTCAAGGCGCCCAACGGCGAGGTCATGTTCTCCACCGAGGGCTATTCCGCCAAGGCCTCGGCCAAGAACGCCATCGAATCCATGAAGAAGAACGGTCCCGACGCCGAAACCGACGACACGACGGACTGACGCCGGGCCCCGGCCGGCCGAGAACGCGGGATTTTATTCACAGGCGAGGGCGCGGAAACGAACTCGCCCGTTGACACGATTCCGGTCGGGACCTATCAGACGCCCCTCGCGGGCCCACACGGCCCACATGCGGATGTAGCTCAGTTGGTTAGAGCGCCGGCCTGTCACGCCGGAGGTCGCGGGTTCGAGTCCCGTCATTCGCGCCACTTCTCCCCGACATCGATGATGCTGCGACCGGACGCTGAATTGCGCGCCAGTTCACCCATGAGTGCGCGCGTTTTCTCGCGCACCTGAGAGGCATTCGCAGCGCGAACATCGGTCTTTTTCGCAGGCGCGGCGCCAGCGTCATTGTGCGGTTTGAAACGGTTCCATTCGTGGTCTAGAAGGGCGCGACTCCTTAGAGGATTCCATGAACGCGTTCCTTCTTCAGTACCTCCCCATCGTGATCTTCCTAGGGATCGCGGCGGTTCTGGGGGTCGTCTTCATCCTCGCCTCGGCGGTTCTCGCCCCCAAGGCGCCGGACCCCGAAAAGCTCTCGTCCTACGAGTGCGGCTTCAACGCCTTCGACGATGCGCGAATGAAATTCGACGTCAGGTTCTACCTGGTCTCGATCCTCTTCATCATCTTCGACCTGGAGGTGGCCTTCCTGTTCCCGTGGGCGGTGTCGCTCATGAAGCTGCCGCAGGACGTCGCCCAGTTCTCCTTCTGGTCGATGATGTCCTTCCTGGGCGTGCTGACCGTCGGCTTTATCTACGAATGGAAGAAGGGCGCCCTGGAATGGGAGTAATCGTTCCCGCGGGTTCCGCCCCCGCGCTCTCGGCCGGTCGCTCGACCGTCGAGGGCTATAACCCCAAGCTGCACGACCCCTTCTTCGACGGCGTCTCCACCGAGCTCGCCGACAAGGGATTCATCACGGCCGCGGCCGACGACCTGATCACCTGGGCGCGCACCGGCTCGCTGATGTGGATGACCTTCGGCCTGGCCTGTTGCGCCGTCGAGATGATGCACGCCTCGATGCCGCGCTATGACCTGGAGCGCTACGGCTTTGCGCCGCGCGCCAGTCCGCGCCAGTCCGATGTGATGATCGTCGCCGGCACGCTCTGCAACAAGATGGCCCCGGCCCTGCGCAAGGTCTACGACCAGATGCCGGAGCCGAGGTACGTCATCTCCATGGGCTCCTGCGCCAACGGCGGCGGCTACTACTACTTCAGCTATTCCGTGGTGCGAGGCTGCGACCGGATCGTGCCTGTGGACATCTATGTCCCCGGCTGCCCGCCCACCGCCGAGGCCCTAGTCTACGGCGTGCTGCAGCTGCAGAAGAAGATCCGCCGCACCGGGACCATCGAACGATGAGCTGGCCGGTCGAGATCTCCACGCTCGAGAGCCTGGGCCAGCAGCTGGTCGCCGACAGCGCCGGCGCCGTGGCGGGCTATTCGATCGCCTTCAAGGAACTGACCCTGACGGCCCCGGCCAGCCGTGTCGCCCAGGCGTTGACCCTGATGCGCGACAAGTTCGGCTTCGCCCAGCTGATCGACCTCTGCGGCGTCGACTATCCCGAGCGCCCGCAACGCTTCGACGTGGTCTACCACCTGCTGTCCCTCACCAAGAACCAGCGCCTGCGTCTGAAGGTGCAGACCGACGAGGACACCGCCGTCCCCACGGTCACGGGGGTCTTCCCCTGCGCCGACTGGTATGAGCGCGAGGCCTTCGACATGTATGGGATCTTCTTCGAGGGGCATCCCGACCTGCGCCGCATCCTCACCGACTACGGCTTCCATGGGCATCCGCTGCGCAAGGACTTCCCGATGACCGGCTATGTCGAGCTGCGCTACGACGACGAACTCAAGCGCGTGGTCTACGAGCCCGTGAAGTCCGTCGAGTTCCGCAACTGGGACTTCCTCTCGCCGTGGGAAGGGGCCGACTACATCCTGCCCGGCGACGAGAAGGTGGAGGCGAAGTGATGGCTGACGACGCGTCCATGACCCCGCTCTCGGAAAACGAGATCCCGGTCCGCAAATTCAACATCAACTTCGGCCCGCAGCACCCCGCGGCCCACGGCGTTCTGCGCCTGGTCCTGG
The sequence above is drawn from the Phenylobacterium glaciei genome and encodes:
- a CDS encoding YegP family protein, yielding MAYKFEISKDKAGEFRVKFKAPNGEVMFSTEGYSAKASAKNAIESMKKNGPDAETDDTTD
- a CDS encoding NADH-quinone oxidoreductase subunit A, whose product is MNAFLLQYLPIVIFLGIAAVLGVVFILASAVLAPKAPDPEKLSSYECGFNAFDDARMKFDVRFYLVSILFIIFDLEVAFLFPWAVSLMKLPQDVAQFSFWSMMSFLGVLTVGFIYEWKKGALEWE
- a CDS encoding NuoB/complex I 20 kDa subunit family protein: MEEGRPGMGVIVPAGSAPALSAGRSTVEGYNPKLHDPFFDGVSTELADKGFITAAADDLITWARTGSLMWMTFGLACCAVEMMHASMPRYDLERYGFAPRASPRQSDVMIVAGTLCNKMAPALRKVYDQMPEPRYVISMGSCANGGGYYYFSYSVVRGCDRIVPVDIYVPGCPPTAEALVYGVLQLQKKIRRTGTIER
- a CDS encoding NADH-quinone oxidoreductase subunit C translates to MSWPVEISTLESLGQQLVADSAGAVAGYSIAFKELTLTAPASRVAQALTLMRDKFGFAQLIDLCGVDYPERPQRFDVVYHLLSLTKNQRLRLKVQTDEDTAVPTVTGVFPCADWYEREAFDMYGIFFEGHPDLRRILTDYGFHGHPLRKDFPMTGYVELRYDDELKRVVYEPVKSVEFRNWDFLSPWEGADYILPGDEKVEAK